From Chaetodon auriga isolate fChaAug3 chromosome 10, fChaAug3.hap1, whole genome shotgun sequence, a single genomic window includes:
- the LOC143326851 gene encoding serine/threonine-protein phosphatase 4 regulatory subunit 2-like isoform X1, whose translation MDIDALLEAIQDFEKKGKKESCPALEQFLCHVAKTGQPMIPWSQLKTYFMFKLEKVMDDFHASAPEQRGPHNPNVDYVPFEEMKTRILKIVDGYNGIPFTIQRLCELLTDPKRNYTGTDKFLMGLEKNVMVVSCVYPTSEKNGASSVNRMNGVMFPGNSTLYSDSRNVNGPGTPKPLNRPKLSSCHSLSTNGLPDCPVSKEPEPTTEEVAEHRISDSLPSEGEIIPNSGIKNKHPEEEEEEEEQDSDADKHEVKRLKFDEKEEDKTEKEEKESSSCKGSENLSETLESSKDSCSPEYESGTSCDTPAISEGHEPSSTQTEPSERVEDSSERGNVHSLENDSTEHQPELAAPSEKSTSFEQEDGERSSSSSSSSSSSGSDGDGLPSDKQVPSSSNSPDLSTEGSTDNSNSAKTALEPEEHD comes from the exons ATGGACATCGACGCGTTATTGGAGGCGATTCAAG ATTTTGAGAAGAAAGGCAAGAAAGAGAGCTGTCCTGCTCTGGAGCAATTCTTGTGTCATGTTGCCAAGACAGGGCAGCCAAT GATCCCGTGGTCGCAGTTGAAAACGTACTTCATGTTTAAGTTGGAAAAAGTCATGGATGATTTCCATGCTTCAGCACCAGAACAAAGAGGACCACACAATCCCAACGTAGACTATGTTCCCTTTGAAGAGATGAAGACGAGGATCTTAAAAATAGTGGATGGTTACAATGG AATCCCATTCACCATCCAGCGTCTATGCGAACTCCTTACGGACCCCAAGCGCAACTATACAGGAACAGACAAGTTTCTTATGGGTTTGGAGAAG AACGTAATGGTGGTCAGCTGTGTCTACCCCACATCAGA GAAAAATGGGGCATCCAGTGTAAACAGAATGAATGGAGTGATGTTTCCTGGTAACTCTACTCTATATTCTGACAG tcgAAATGTAAATGGACCGGGCACACCAAAACCGCTCAACAGACCAAAGCTGTCAAGCTGTCACTCGCTTTCGACCAACGGGCTCCCTGACTGTCCTGTCAGTAAAGAGCCAGAGCCAACCACAGAGGAGGTGGCGGAACACCGTATCAG TGATTCCTTGCCATCAGAAGGTGAAATTATACCAAACAGCGGGATAAAGAACAAACACcccgaggaggaagaggaggaggaggagcaggattCTGATGCTGACAAGCATGAGGTCAAGAGGCTCAAGTTTGATGAAAAGGAAGaggataaaacagaaaaagaagaaaaggagtcATCTTCTTGTAAAGGATCAGAGAACTTGTCAGAGACATTGGAGTCTTCAAAAGACTCCTGCAGTCCAGAGTACGAAAGTGGAACATCTTGTGACACACCTGCTATTTCAGAGGGTCATG AgcccagcagcacacagacagagcctTCTGAAAGGGTAGAAGACTCCTCTGAGAGGGGGAATGTCCACAGTCTGGAGAACGACAGCACTGAGCATCAACCTGAGCTGGCTGCTCCATCGGAGAAGAGTACGAGCTTTGAGCAGGAAGATGGagagcgcagcagcagcagcagcagcagcagcagcagcagcggcagcgatGGAGACGGCCTACCCAGTGACAAGCAGGTCCCCTCTTCTAGTAATTCACCCGACTTGTCTACAGAGGGCAGCACTGACAATTCAAACAGTGCAAAGACTGCATTAGAGCCAGAGGAACATGACTAA
- the LOC143326851 gene encoding serine/threonine-protein phosphatase 4 regulatory subunit 2-like isoform X2, protein MDIDALLEAIQDFEKKGKKESCPALEQFLCHVAKTGQPMIPWSQLKTYFMFKLEKVMDDFHASAPEQRGPHNPNVDYVPFEEMKTRILKIVDGYNGIPFTIQRLCELLTDPKRNYTGTDKFLMGLEKNVMVVSCVYPTSDRNVNGPGTPKPLNRPKLSSCHSLSTNGLPDCPVSKEPEPTTEEVAEHRISDSLPSEGEIIPNSGIKNKHPEEEEEEEEQDSDADKHEVKRLKFDEKEEDKTEKEEKESSSCKGSENLSETLESSKDSCSPEYESGTSCDTPAISEGHEPSSTQTEPSERVEDSSERGNVHSLENDSTEHQPELAAPSEKSTSFEQEDGERSSSSSSSSSSSGSDGDGLPSDKQVPSSSNSPDLSTEGSTDNSNSAKTALEPEEHD, encoded by the exons ATGGACATCGACGCGTTATTGGAGGCGATTCAAG ATTTTGAGAAGAAAGGCAAGAAAGAGAGCTGTCCTGCTCTGGAGCAATTCTTGTGTCATGTTGCCAAGACAGGGCAGCCAAT GATCCCGTGGTCGCAGTTGAAAACGTACTTCATGTTTAAGTTGGAAAAAGTCATGGATGATTTCCATGCTTCAGCACCAGAACAAAGAGGACCACACAATCCCAACGTAGACTATGTTCCCTTTGAAGAGATGAAGACGAGGATCTTAAAAATAGTGGATGGTTACAATGG AATCCCATTCACCATCCAGCGTCTATGCGAACTCCTTACGGACCCCAAGCGCAACTATACAGGAACAGACAAGTTTCTTATGGGTTTGGAGAAG AACGTAATGGTGGTCAGCTGTGTCTACCCCACATCAGA tcgAAATGTAAATGGACCGGGCACACCAAAACCGCTCAACAGACCAAAGCTGTCAAGCTGTCACTCGCTTTCGACCAACGGGCTCCCTGACTGTCCTGTCAGTAAAGAGCCAGAGCCAACCACAGAGGAGGTGGCGGAACACCGTATCAG TGATTCCTTGCCATCAGAAGGTGAAATTATACCAAACAGCGGGATAAAGAACAAACACcccgaggaggaagaggaggaggaggagcaggattCTGATGCTGACAAGCATGAGGTCAAGAGGCTCAAGTTTGATGAAAAGGAAGaggataaaacagaaaaagaagaaaaggagtcATCTTCTTGTAAAGGATCAGAGAACTTGTCAGAGACATTGGAGTCTTCAAAAGACTCCTGCAGTCCAGAGTACGAAAGTGGAACATCTTGTGACACACCTGCTATTTCAGAGGGTCATG AgcccagcagcacacagacagagcctTCTGAAAGGGTAGAAGACTCCTCTGAGAGGGGGAATGTCCACAGTCTGGAGAACGACAGCACTGAGCATCAACCTGAGCTGGCTGCTCCATCGGAGAAGAGTACGAGCTTTGAGCAGGAAGATGGagagcgcagcagcagcagcagcagcagcagcagcagcagcggcagcgatGGAGACGGCCTACCCAGTGACAAGCAGGTCCCCTCTTCTAGTAATTCACCCGACTTGTCTACAGAGGGCAGCACTGACAATTCAAACAGTGCAAAGACTGCATTAGAGCCAGAGGAACATGACTAA
- the guca1b gene encoding guanylyl cyclase-activating protein 2 — translation MGQRLSEESDPDKEIDVAELQEWYKKFVVECPSGTLFMHEFKSFFGVTENKEAADYIENMFRAFDKNGDNTIDFLEYVAALNLVLRGKLEHKLKWTFKMYDKDGSGCIDKTELLEIVESIYRLKKACHGELDEECNLLTPDQVVDRIFELVDENGDGELSLDEFIDGARKDKWVMKMLQMDVNPGDWMDVRRRSDDF, via the exons ATGGGTCAGCGCCTGAGCGAGGAGAGCGACCCCGACAAGGAAATTGAtgtggcagagctgcaggagtggTACAAAAAATTTGTCGTGGAATGCCCGAGTGGAACGCTCTTCATGCACGAGTTCAAGAGCTTTTTTGGAGTTACTGAGAACAAAGAGGCCGCAGATTACATTGAAAACATGTTTCGAGCTTTTGACAAGAACGGC GACAACACCATTGATTTTCTGGAGTATGTGGCAGCCTTGAACTTAGTCCTGAGGGGTAAACTGGAACATAAACTTAAATGGACATTCAAAATGTATGATAAAGATGGGAGCGGATGCATTGATAAAACAGAGCTTCTTGAAATTGTGGAG TCTATCTATCGACTGAAGAAAGCCTGCCACGGAGAGCTGGATGAAGAATGTAATCTGCTGACCCCAGACCAAGTGGTTGACCGGATATTTGAGCTGGTAGATGAAAATGGAGACG GCGAGCTCTCCCTGGATGAGTTCATTGATGGAGCGCGGAAGGACAAGTGGGTGatgaagatgctgcagatggACGTCAACCCTGGGGACTGGATGGACGTTCGAAGACGCAGTGATGACTTTTAA
- the LOC143326598 gene encoding ADP-ribose glycohydrolase OARD1-like, which translates to MGTPSRLNGQLRQSLLSVSSKLKKTANSGKMKPADDSRRLNYVTGNLFSCSEDEALAHCISEDCRMGAGIAVLFKQRFKGVEELKAQKKVTGQCAVLKRDGRFVYYLITKKKASQKPTYDSLRRSLENMKSHCELNGVTRISMPRIGCGLDRLVWDKVSAILEQVFKHTNISITVYSLPMRAETTVMKENWRR; encoded by the exons ATGGGAACGCCGAGCAGACTCAACGGACAGCTGCGACAATCGCTGTTGTCAGTGTCGTCGAAACTTAAGAAAACAGCCAACTCTGGCAAAATGAAG CCTGCAGACGACAGCCGTAGACTGAATTATGTCACTGGGAACCTGTTCTCCTGCTCCGAGGACGAGGCTTTGGCCCACTGCATCAGTGAGGACTGCCGCATGGGGGCAGGCATAGCGGTGTTGTTCAAGCAGAGGTTCAAAGGGGTAGAGGAGTTAAAGGCACAGA AAAAGGTGACGGGACAGTGTGCTGTGCTGAAAAGAGACGGACGTTTTGTCTACTATCTg ATCACAAAGAAGAAGGCGAGCCAGAAACCGACCTATGACAGCCTGAGACGGAGCCTGGAGAACATGAAGTCACACTGTGAACTAAATGGAGTTACAAGAATCTCAATGCCTCG taTCGGGTGTGGGCTCGATCGACTGGTGTGGGACAAAGTGTCGGCGATCCTGGAACAGgtgttcaaacacacaaacatctccaTCACGGTCTACAGCCTGCCCATGAGAGCAGAGACCACAGTGATGAAGGAGAACTGGCGCAGATGA